A single Microtus ochrogaster isolate Prairie Vole_2 linkage group LG3, MicOch1.0, whole genome shotgun sequence DNA region contains:
- the Tp53i3 gene encoding quinone oxidoreductase PIG3, which yields MLAVYFDQPGGPENLYLKEVAKPSPGEGEVLLKVAASALNRADLLQRLGQYDPPPGASSILGLEASGHVAELGPGCKGHWKIGDLAMALLPGGGQAQYVTVHEDLLMPIPKGLTLSQAAAIPEAWITAFQLLHLAGHVQVGDYVLIHAGSSGVGTAAIQLTRKAGAIPLVTAGSPHKLQMAENLGAAAGFNYREDFSEATLRFTKGVGVDIILDCVGGSYWEKNVNCLALDGRWILYGLIGGADVNGPLFSKLLFKRGSLIASLLRPRDIKYKQALVKTFTEQILPYFSEDCPQRLLPVVDRVYHATDIRAAHEYMEANKNVGKIVLELPQ from the exons ATGCTGGCAGTGTACTTTGACCAGCCAGGTGGACCAGAAAACCTCTACCTCAAGGAGGTGGCCAAGCCGAGCCCAGGAGAGGGTGAAGTCCTCCTGAAGGTGGCAGCCAGTGCCCTGAACAGGGCTGACTTACTCCAG AGACTGGGCCAGTATGACCCGCCCCCAGGGGCCAGTAGCATTTTAGGACTTGAAGCGTCGGGACATGTGGCTGAGCTGGGGCCTGGCTGCAAGGGACACTGGAAGATCGGGGATTTGGCCATGGCTTTGCTCCCTGGTGGAGGACAAGCTCAGTATGTCACTGTCCATGAAGATCTTCTTATGCCTATCCCAAAAGGactgaccctgtctcaagcagCGGCCATCCCAGAGGCCTGGATTACTGCCTTTCAGCTCTTACATCTGGCAG GCCATGTTCAAGTTGGAGATTATGTGCTGATCCATGCAGGATCGAGCGGTGTGGGCACAGCTGCCATCCAGCTGACTCGGAAGGCTGGTGCTATTCCTCTGGTCACAGCTGGCTCCCCGCACAAACTTCAAATGGCCGAAAATCTTGGAGCTGCTGCTGGATTCAATTACAGGGAAGATTTTTCTGAAGCAACACTGAGATTCACTAAAG GCGTTGGAGTTGATATTATTCTAGACTGCGTAGGTGGATCCTATTGGGAGAAGAATGTCAACTGCCTTGCTCTTGACGGCCGCTGGATTCTCTATGGTTTAATAGGAGGCGCTGATGTTAATGGGCCCTTGTTTTCAAAACTGCTTTTTAAGCGAGGCAGTCTGATCGCCAGCTTGTTGCGACCTAGGGATATTAAG TACAAGCAAGCGCTGGTGAAAACTTTCACGGAGCAGATTCTGCCCTACTTCTCCGAGGACTGCCCCCAACGTCTGCTGCCGGTGGTGGACAGGGTCTACCACGCGACTGATATTCGAGCGGCCCACGAGTACATGGAGGCTAACAAGAACGTGGGCAAAATCGTCCTGGAGCTGCCCCAGTGA